A single window of Nicotiana sylvestris chromosome 5, ASM39365v2, whole genome shotgun sequence DNA harbors:
- the LOC138868500 gene encoding uncharacterized protein encodes MGPFVSSCGNTYILVAVDYVSKWVEAIALPNNDAKSVVAFLKKNIFTIFGTPRAITSDRGSHFCNYAFDTLLTKYGVSHKVLTPYYPQASGHVELSNGEIKNILSKKLDANRTDWFKKLDDALLAYRTGYKTPIGLSPYWPVFGKACHLPMELEHKVVWALKKLNLEWDVTANLRVA; translated from the coding sequence atgggtccttttgtgagttcCTGTGGAAATACCTACATCTTGGTCGcagttgattatgtgtccaaatgggttgaggctattgctttgcccaacaatgatgcaaaaagtgtggtggcatttttgaagaagaatatttttacAATATTTGGTACTCCAAGGGCTATCACAAGTGATAGGGGATCGCATTTTTGTAACTACGCATTCGataccttactcaccaagtatggtgtctCTCATAAAGTCTTGACCCCCTATTATCCTCAAGCAAGCGGTCATGTGGAACTTTCCAATGGGGAAATAAAGAATATTTTATCCAAAAAATTGGATGCTAATCGGACGGATTGGTTTAAGAAACTCGATGATGCTTTATTGGCTTATAGGACTGGTTACAAAACACCGATCGGATTATCTCCATACTGGCCGGTGTTCGGAAAAGCATGTCATCTTCCGATGGAACTTGAGCACAAAGTAGTGTGGGCtttaaagaagttgaatcttgagtgggatgtcacCGCCAACTTAAGGGTGGCATAG